CACCTTCTTTAAATGACGAGTCAAAATTTACGGCAATAATCCGGTATTTTCGTTGAGAGGCACTAAACTAACACCGGTTACATAAATATAAAGGCGGCCAAAAAAAGTACGGTCAACTTCTCCCCTAATTTCTATTAAATCGCCTGTTCCTACTACCTGCAACCCATTCCAACGGCGTGCCTCAATTTCTACCCTAATTTCACCGCTTCTATCACTAAAAAGGTAATAATCATCATCTATATGATGAACAATTACGCCAATTAAGCTAACGCGGCTGCCTTCACGCATAACGCTGGCTTGCGCTACAGTAGTACTTTGATGCGGGCCGTTATCTAGGGCACAACCTATAATCAAAAACATGAATAAACTTAACAAAATAATTTTTTTCATAATATTCCCTCCTTACACCATTAACAATTAGTATTATAACACTTGTATATTTTTTAGTCAATCATGATATACAAATAGTAACATAGCTTTGAATTTAAGTCAATTTTTTATTGCTGGAAAATACACGGTATTCATATTTCTTGAAAAAAATGACGGCCGGCTTGACAACACCCCTGCTTTGTGTTATGGTAACTAAGTTATAGGAGTTATTAATTATGTCTAAAGCCCATCGTGGGAAGAATTTAAAGGCCGAAAAACCTAAGCTTCGCCGTGTCGAATGCCCTCTCTGCAAACGCACCGGTGTTAAGGCTATCTACGAAGTAAGCGCCGATGATAAAAAAGCTAACGTTTGTAAACCTTGCAGCAAAGCTGTAGCGCACGGCAAAAAAACTTTGGCCAGTGCCTAAAAATATAAAACCTTCCATTGGAAGGTTTTATATTTTATTGAAGAGCAACTAACCCTAAATTTTATTTAACCTAAAAAGCAGCTAAACTCTCCGTTAAAGAGTTTACTCTGTTTTCTTTTTACGGGTAGCCGTAGTTTTCTTGGCTGTGCCGGTTTTTTTAGCGGCAGCCTTTTTTGGTTTGGCTTCAGGAACCTCAATCTCACTTTCTTTAGCCGCTCTTACCGTGCCATCGTCATTTTTAACTACCGGTTTGGCATTTTTACAATCGGGGTAGCCCGAGCAGGCCAAAAAGAGACCTCGCCGGCTTAACTTAGCCACCATCGGTTTACCGCACTTTTCGCACACTTCGCTGGTTTTGGGCAAAATCACCGGTTTACCCTCTTTATCTATCGATACCGTACCTTTACACTCCGGGTACTTACTACAAGCATAAAACATCTTGCCAAAGCGGCTGCGTTTAAGCTCCATCGGGTTATCGCAACGCGGGCAAGCTACCGGCACGGCCTCAATTTGTTGCACGGTATCATCGGCATCACCTTTATCCTGACCGGGCAGAGGGATAGTCCCTTTGCAAGTGGGGTAATCGCTGCAACCTAAAAAAGCCCCCGTTTTACTGTATCTTACCACGAGTTCTTTGCCGCAATTAGGGCAACGTTCCTCGCCGGCCCAAGGCTGCCCCTTTAAAGGCGGCGCATCTTTAATGGCTTTCATCACTTCTTCCTCAAAAGGAAAGTAAAACTTACTTAGTAAAGTTACCCAATCTTCTTTACCGCTCTCCACGTTATCCAGCTGCTCTTCCATATTGGCTGTAAAATGATAGTCGACAATATCTTTAAAGCTTTGCTCCAGCATCATATTAACGGCCATACCTAACTCGGTGGCAAATAAAGTGCGGTTACGCTGCACCACATAACCCCGCTCGAGGATTGTTTGAATGATAGGCGCATACGTTGAGGGGCGGCCGATACCTTCTTTCTCAAGGGCTTTAACAAGGCTGGCTTCGCTGTAACGGGGCGGCGGTTTAGTAAAGTGCTGTGTACCGTTAATG
This genomic stretch from Spirochaetaceae bacterium harbors:
- a CDS encoding NirD/YgiW/YdeI family stress tolerance protein encodes the protein MKKIILLSLFMFLIIGCALDNGPHQSTTVAQASVMREGSRVSLIGVIVHHIDDDYYLFSDRSGEIRVEIEARRWNGLQVVGTGDLIEIRGEVDRTFFGRLYIYVTGVSLVPLNENTGLLP